TCGTGGTCCTCACCTCCAGCGACCGGCCGGAGGACGTCAACGCGGCCTACGCCCTCGGCGCGAACTCCTACGTCAACAAGGCCAAGGGCCTGTCCAGCCTGGCCGACTACTGGACCCAGACCGCGAACCTGCCGGACCCCGCGGCCAAGCGCTGAGGACGCGGGGCGGTCACTCGCCCCACTCGGCGGGTCGGTCGACGACCTCGGCCCGCCGCAGCCCGTCACGGTCGACCACGTAGAGGTCGGCGACGAACGGCATCGCCCCGCCGGCCACGTGTCCCGGGACGAGCAACGGCGCCGTGATGGTCACGTCGGCGCTGACCGTCTCGCCGACCATGCCCCGTTCGGGGTCGATACCGCTCGGCAGGTCCACCGCGACGATCGGGGCCGAGACGTCGCGCAGCGCGCGGACGAGGCCGAGCAGCGGGTCGGCCAGCAGTCCGCGCAGCCCGCGGCCGACCATGGCGTCGACGATGACGCTGGCACCGATGAGCGTGTCGCCGTCGAGGCCGTCGATGCCGTCGGCGGCCTCGACCACCACGACGTCCTCGCCACCGGTTCGCAGGATCTCCGCCGCGGCCCGCCCCACCGCACCGACGTTGCCGGGGCCGCAGAGGACCACGACCGGTCCGTCGACGGCGACCGGCCCGGCGCGCCCCTCCAGCTGGACCAGCAGTCGCTGCACGCCCTCGGCCACCCCGCTGGCCCAGGCCCGCCGGTCCTCCTCCGTCGGCGGGATCTCCTCGGAGGCACCTCGCGGGGTGGTCGGCGTGATCACCTGCCGGCTGGCGATGTCCCCCAGCCGGGGCCGTGGCGCCGGGGCACCGGGGACCGGCACGGTCTCCCACGGCCGCACGACCCGGTCGGCCGCGAGGTCGTTCGGCCGGTGCCCGTCGCTCCAGCCGGGAAGGGCCAGGTCCAGCAGCACGCTCGTGACGACGGCGGTCGCACCCCACAGCAGGTCGCCGTCGTTGAGCTGTCAGGCCCACGTGGAGCCCGCTGCGCTGAGCGGGACGGCACGCCAACGCTCCTCCTCGCGGAGGGAGAAGATGTCGACGTGGAGGATCTCGGCGACCTCGTCCTCGGCGGCCCGCAGCGGGTGCGGGTCACGCCAGACGCCGACGACCGCGGACATCCAGAAGCGGGACGGCGGGATGTAGAAGGCGGGCAGGCGGCCCACGACCTCGACCGAGGAGGGTTCGAGGCCGACCTCCTCGTCGGCTTCGCGCAGCGCGGCGGCGACCACGGACTCGCCGGGGTCCACCCGGCCGCCCGGGAAGCTGATCTGGCCGGGGTGGCTCGACAGGTGCGCCTGCCGACGCGTGTAGAGGATGCGCGCCCCTCCCTCGTCGTCGGTGGGCTCCAGCAGCAGCAGGACCGCCCCGCGCCGGGCGGTGACGGGCGCGTCGATGCTGTCGGCCGGGAGCGTCGCGAGGCCGCGCTGCAGCTCGTCGAGCAGGTCCTGGAAGCTCATCGGGCGGTGCTCAACGGTCGGCGCCACGCTTGGCGGCCACGCTCGACAGCTTGTCGGCCCCGGTCTGGCCGGGCTTGTCGGTCCGCACGTCGAACTTGCAGGTGAACGACACCCGTGGGGCGGACTCCAGCACCGCGTCACCGGCCGCGCGCATGGCCGCCATGCACTCCTCCCACGTGCCTTCCAGCAACGTGCCCGACGGGTCGGTGCGATGGGTGATGCCGGTCGCCTCGACCGCATCGAGCGCACGGGCGACCTCGGCCGAGACGCTGCCCGACCCGGTACCGATCGGGGTGACGGAGAACCAGACGAGCACGGGAACCGCTCCTTGCAGTTGGTCGGTCGAGGGTGATGCGCCCGCAGCTGGCTGACGTTGCAAACAGTGCAAAGAACATCGTTTGCACCGTTCTCAACCCATGCGGGTGTTCCCAAGGGGGTGGCCGTTGCCTAATCTCGCAGGACGTCGACGCGCCTGCACCGGGCCGTCACCCCGCACGCCGCCCACAGTCCAGGAGTCAACCCGATGGTCGCAGCCACCTACGCCGACTACGCCGAGATCGACGAGTTCGAGGAGACGATCAAGGCCTGGCGCCGCGGTGAGGTCGACGACACGACCTTCCGTGGAAAGCGCCTGCACATGGGTACCTACGGGATCCGCAACTCCGACGCGCACATGATCCGCGTCAAGATCCCCGGTGGGCTGCTGGAACCCGACCACCTCGACGCCGTCGCCGACATCGCCGAGTCCCACTCCCGCGGGTTCGCCCACCTCACGACCCGCCAGAACTTCCAGGTGCACTTCGTGGAGACCGACGAGGTCCCCGCGCTCATGCGTCGCCTGGCCGACGCCGGGCTGACGACGCGGGAGGCCTGCGGCAACAGCGTCAGGACGATCACGCAGTCCCACCTCGTCGGCATCGACCCCGAGGAGGTCGTCGACACCAGCCCGGCCGCCGAGGCGATCACCCGCTACTTCCTGCGCCACCCGCTGACCCAGCAGCTGCCACGCAAGTTCAAGATGGCCTTCGACGGCTCGACCCGTGACCACGCCCAGCTCGGCATCCACGACATCGGGTTCCTCGGCGCGCTCGACGGCGAGGGCAACCCGGGCTTCAGGCTGTTCGTCGGCGGTGGCCTCGGGTCGGCACCCCGTGAGGCCGACCTGCTCGAGCCGTTCACCCCGCCGGAGCGGCTGCTGCCGACCGTCGAGGCGATCCTGACGGTGTT
This genomic stretch from Euzebya rosea harbors:
- a CDS encoding NAD(P)H-hydrate epimerase, whose amino-acid sequence is MLLDLALPGWSDGHRPNDLAADRVVRPWETVPVPGAPAPRPRLGDIASRQVITPTTPRGASEEIPPTEEDRRAWASGVAEGVQRLLVQLEGRAGPVAVDGPVVVLCGPGNVGAVGRAAAEILRTGGEDVVVVEAADGIDGLDGDTLIGASVIVDAMVGRGLRGLLADPLLGLVRALRDVSAPIVAVDLPSGIDPERGMVGETVSADVTITAPLLVPGHVAGGAMPFVADLYVVDRDGLRRAEVVDRPAEWGE
- a CDS encoding MTH1187 family thiamine-binding protein gives rise to the protein MLVWFSVTPIGTGSGSVSAEVARALDAVEATGITHRTDPSGTLLEGTWEECMAAMRAAGDAVLESAPRVSFTCKFDVRTDKPGQTGADKLSSVAAKRGADR
- a CDS encoding NUDIX hydrolase: MSFQDLLDELQRGLATLPADSIDAPVTARRGAVLLLLEPTDDEGGARILYTRRQAHLSSHPGQISFPGGRVDPGESVVAAALREADEEVGLEPSSVEVVGRLPAFYIPPSRFWMSAVVGVWRDPHPLRAAEDEVAEILHVDIFSLREEERWRAVPLSAAGSTWA